In Fibrobacter sp. UWB2, one DNA window encodes the following:
- a CDS encoding carboxynorspermidine decarboxylase: protein MKGFPLAKAFPFIKSYVDGISASGLFEAKLGSKLGKEVHVHTPAYKKEDAEEIAAYCSHIVLNAPHQLEVFSHVATSKNEFALRLNPEVSVVNESVYNPCAPYSRFGLTKGMLSAVDSRFFEKISGFHVHALCGSSSKDCNNLISAVLENFSDYLPSVSWINLGGGQALLEDDFDFADFAENLDILHLKYHLKTYIEPCEYLVMDAGFLLTTVLDVVHNGKDIAILDTSISCHALDVLKNYYQLPVIYPQAGEKGYSYLLAGNSCLSGDVFGEYSFSAPLKPGDKIVFGDMGSYSFAQMNYFNGINYPDICFYSEKNGFQQIKSFDYMNYEALYD, encoded by the coding sequence ATGAAAGGCTTCCCTCTTGCAAAGGCTTTCCCTTTTATCAAGTCGTATGTTGATGGAATTTCTGCGTCTGGGCTTTTTGAAGCAAAGTTGGGTTCAAAGCTCGGAAAAGAAGTGCATGTCCATACGCCGGCATACAAAAAAGAAGATGCGGAAGAAATTGCGGCCTATTGCTCTCACATTGTCTTAAACGCCCCCCATCAGCTAGAGGTCTTTAGTCACGTCGCTACTAGCAAAAATGAGTTCGCCCTCCGCTTGAATCCTGAGGTTTCTGTAGTAAACGAATCGGTTTACAATCCATGCGCCCCGTATTCACGTTTTGGCCTTACAAAGGGAATGCTTTCGGCTGTAGATAGCCGTTTTTTTGAAAAGATTTCCGGCTTCCACGTTCATGCTTTGTGCGGTTCATCTTCAAAAGATTGTAACAACTTGATTTCCGCCGTTCTGGAAAACTTTTCTGACTACCTTCCTTCTGTATCCTGGATAAATCTTGGAGGAGGACAGGCTCTTCTCGAAGACGATTTTGATTTTGCTGACTTCGCCGAAAATCTGGACATTCTGCATTTAAAGTATCACTTAAAAACCTACATTGAACCCTGCGAGTATTTGGTGATGGATGCGGGCTTTCTTCTGACCACTGTTTTGGACGTGGTGCATAATGGAAAGGACATCGCCATTTTAGACACTTCTATTTCGTGCCATGCCTTGGATGTCCTTAAAAATTACTATCAGCTGCCCGTAATTTATCCACAGGCCGGGGAAAAGGGCTATTCCTATCTGCTTGCAGGAAACAGCTGTCTTTCTGGCGATGTATTTGGCGAGTACTCTTTTTCTGCCCCCTTAAAGCCGGGTGACAAAATCGTCTTTGGTGACATGGGTTCTTATTCCTTTGCACAGATGAATTATTTCAACGGCATCAATTATCCTGATATCTGTTTTTACAGCGAAAAAAACGGATTCCAGCAGATAAAATCCTTCGACTACATGAACTACGAGGCTCTCTATGACTGA
- a CDS encoding aminotransferase class I/II-fold pyridoxal phosphate-dependent enzyme: MTDYEIEMELEAALEALPKENPPVNLSDWNSGSDYKEKLASVVKLGKKSDLFDYQYFFPDCIKKDLAHKLGFSDEAYENSFFAPVSQSTLSIVTLAIFLKKHNQKVGIVEPVYFSVQSCVDDIGIPYRLFSDYMENINSTFDVEELLQSDCTAFWFTSPVNSCSIYFKERVTKGIQKLLDAGKIVILDESLCVNGYELSRVFGVQENLLYIYSPHKALGLQGIKFSYVVCHTKYYDDINNLEDIYGGSLCYSCQEGARHFVSKNFDDCRDVYTAFWQDNFLKVKNIVKNYDFARISPETFGHYAMIFIRCAVDDASFVEAMKRLMKEKGYFVYPGILQGFAPPKGFCFRINMLLNTNDIENGLRVVLDYIKDTGK, translated from the coding sequence ATGACTGATTATGAAATTGAAATGGAATTGGAAGCTGCTTTAGAAGCATTACCAAAAGAAAATCCGCCGGTAAATCTTTCCGACTGGAATTCTGGTTCTGACTATAAGGAAAAGCTTGCATCAGTTGTAAAGCTTGGTAAAAAGTCTGACTTGTTTGATTATCAGTATTTCTTTCCTGACTGCATAAAAAAAGACCTTGCCCATAAATTGGGATTTTCTGATGAAGCTTACGAAAATTCTTTTTTTGCGCCTGTATCTCAAAGCACCCTTTCTATCGTAACGCTCGCTATATTCTTAAAAAAGCATAATCAAAAGGTGGGGATTGTAGAGCCGGTTTATTTTTCTGTACAAAGTTGCGTTGATGACATTGGCATACCTTATCGCCTTTTTAGCGATTACATGGAAAACATAAACAGTACTTTTGATGTAGAAGAACTCCTACAGTCTGACTGTACTGCATTTTGGTTTACGTCTCCGGTCAACTCTTGCAGCATTTATTTTAAGGAGCGCGTTACAAAAGGAATTCAAAAACTCCTGGATGCAGGTAAAATAGTCATCTTAGATGAATCCCTATGCGTAAACGGATATGAACTTTCAAGAGTTTTTGGAGTTCAGGAAAATCTCCTTTACATTTATAGCCCTCATAAGGCTTTGGGACTCCAAGGAATAAAATTCTCTTACGTTGTGTGTCATACAAAATACTATGATGACATCAACAACCTTGAAGATATCTACGGAGGCTCTTTGTGCTATTCCTGCCAGGAAGGAGCAAGACATTTTGTTTCAAAGAATTTCGACGACTGCCGGGATGTTTACACAGCCTTTTGGCAGGATAACTTTCTGAAGGTGAAAAACATTGTAAAAAACTATGATTTTGCCCGAATCTCGCCGGAAACCTTTGGCCACTATGCCATGATTTTTATCCGTTGCGCTGTAGATGACGCATCCTTTGTAGAGGCGATGAAACGCCTGATGAAGGAAAAAGGCTATTTTGTCTATCCCGGCATTTTGCAGGGCTTTGCTCCCCCAAAAGGTTTTTGTTTTCGGATAAATATGCTTTTAAACACTAATGATATTGAAAATGGGCTAAGGGTAGTCCTTGATTACATTAAAGACACCGGGAAATAA
- a CDS encoding AMP-binding protein gives MIDFLQKFLDTVATYPERAAFVDKDGERSTSYKKLDELSGRVAAFLKNKGFQKEDLIAINLEKSMEYTAVQLGVIKAGIAFVPLSESMGQERFSHVLKDSGAKLVFDAAAWDQAMEYEPLNPEKWADSDEHDLAFVIYTSGSTGKPKGVVEEYGAYRFTTKGTAEEVVEPYTMKDDAIRFANVAPVTFSAFTIINVSMLYNAGTIYIVSDAVVKNPMLYMQFLKDHRIDAMFLTASMIKPLSENRSLSPKAIMLSSERVSDVYSTKFAVLNLYCNTELMSTACNFVIDKPYSNTPIGRNCSYTDMILLDDGKVSEKEGEICLCLPYFRGYLNQQEETEKAFVSIGGKKFFCTRDVARRGEDGLLYVLGRADDMVKINGNRVEPAEVETVLKKVLETKMVAVKAFEKKGKYYLCAYYQKEYSIPVETIRASLKPLLPAYMIPSFFVQMKKIPLNINGKIDRKNLLIPNFVSQNTYVAPRTECEKILCDAFKEALEDYEEIEKIGIDDDFFLMGGDSVSAMELMLACEEFKLTVPLIYEKRTVRALAEVLDKKMSLSSPATAKETPEEKLPLILSQKEVLDYEACLPDTIVDNVPLYLTLRSDLDEKKLYQALKKVIEAHPALRTVIEKDREQGYVQYQKQNIDEAISVEAMSEKELDAIVENFGEIFALDGSPLFRCRIIRTEKRLVLLLEVHHAIADGLSLHIFASDIEKAYRGEVLTKDCYNEFIKEIFAAEKDTSLLSLTANQNSTLTLSNGKICYCAPKHDFEKEDKVACQVIAIPCSKK, from the coding sequence ATGATTGATTTTTTGCAGAAATTTTTAGATACAGTTGCCACATATCCTGAACGTGCAGCTTTTGTAGATAAAGACGGCGAACGCAGCACTTCTTATAAAAAACTGGACGAACTTTCTGGCCGTGTAGCTGCATTTCTGAAAAATAAAGGCTTTCAGAAAGAAGACCTGATTGCCATAAATCTTGAAAAATCCATGGAATATACAGCGGTGCAGTTAGGAGTAATAAAGGCTGGAATCGCCTTTGTGCCGCTTTCTGAAAGCATGGGGCAGGAAAGATTTAGTCATGTGCTGAAAGATTCAGGGGCAAAACTTGTTTTTGATGCGGCCGCCTGGGATCAAGCTATGGAATATGAGCCTCTGAATCCTGAGAAATGGGCGGACTCTGACGAACATGACCTTGCCTTCGTCATCTATACATCCGGAAGCACAGGAAAACCAAAAGGGGTTGTAGAAGAATATGGTGCCTACCGTTTTACGACAAAGGGTACAGCCGAGGAAGTTGTAGAACCCTATACCATGAAGGACGATGCCATCCGCTTTGCAAATGTAGCTCCGGTAACTTTTTCAGCCTTTACCATTATCAATGTGAGCATGCTCTATAATGCCGGTACTATTTATATAGTCTCCGATGCTGTCGTCAAGAATCCTATGCTTTACATGCAGTTTTTAAAAGACCACAGGATTGACGCAATGTTTCTGACGGCCTCGATGATAAAGCCTCTTTCTGAAAACAGAAGCCTTTCCCCCAAGGCGATTATGCTTTCATCCGAACGGGTAAGCGATGTGTACAGCACGAAGTTCGCTGTTTTGAACCTCTACTGCAATACGGAACTGATGTCTACAGCCTGCAACTTTGTGATTGACAAGCCTTACTCAAACACTCCCATCGGCAGGAACTGTTCCTATACGGACATGATTCTGCTCGATGACGGTAAAGTTTCGGAAAAAGAAGGTGAAATCTGCCTCTGTCTGCCTTATTTCAGGGGCTACCTGAACCAGCAGGAAGAGACAGAGAAGGCTTTTGTCTCGATTGGCGGGAAAAAGTTCTTCTGCACGAGGGACGTTGCCCGCCGCGGAGAAGACGGACTTCTGTATGTGCTGGGTCGGGCAGACGATATGGTAAAGATTAACGGAAACCGGGTGGAACCAGCCGAAGTAGAGACAGTACTGAAAAAAGTTCTGGAAACAAAAATGGTTGCTGTAAAAGCCTTTGAAAAAAAAGGAAAATATTATCTCTGCGCCTATTATCAGAAAGAATACTCTATTCCTGTGGAAACCATCCGCGCCTCGCTAAAGCCCTTGCTCCCCGCCTATATGATCCCCTCATTTTTTGTGCAGATGAAAAAGATTCCCCTGAATATAAACGGAAAAATCGACAGGAAAAATCTACTCATCCCGAATTTTGTTTCTCAAAATACATATGTTGCACCTCGGACAGAATGTGAAAAAATACTCTGCGATGCATTCAAGGAAGCCCTTGAAGACTATGAGGAAATTGAAAAAATCGGCATTGACGATGACTTCTTTTTAATGGGAGGCGACAGCGTAAGTGCCATGGAGCTTATGCTTGCTTGTGAGGAGTTTAAGTTGACCGTGCCGCTTATTTATGAAAAACGTACTGTCCGTGCTCTTGCCGAAGTGCTAGATAAGAAGATGTCTTTAAGTTCCCCAGCCACAGCAAAAGAGACTCCAGAAGAAAAACTCCCCCTTATCCTTTCTCAAAAGGAGGTGCTTGATTATGAAGCTTGTCTCCCAGACACCATCGTAGACAATGTTCCCTTGTATTTGACTTTACGTTCGGATCTTGACGAAAAAAAACTCTATCAAGCTCTGAAAAAAGTGATTGAGGCGCACCCGGCCTTACGCACCGTGATTGAAAAGGACAGGGAACAAGGCTATGTGCAGTATCAAAAACAGAATATTGACGAAGCAATAAGCGTAGAGGCTATGTCAGAAAAAGAACTTGACGCTATCGTCGAAAACTTTGGAGAAATCTTCGCTCTTGATGGAAGCCCACTTTTCAGATGCCGCATCATCAGAACAGAAAAACGGCTTGTTCTTCTTTTAGAAGTTCATCACGCTATTGCAGACGGACTTTCCCTGCATATTTTCGCTTCCGATATAGAAAAGGCTTATCGAGGCGAAGTTCTTACAAAAGACTGCTACAATGAGTTTATAAAAGAAATCTTCGCAGCCGAAAAAGATACATCCCTGCTTTCATTGACTGCAAACCAAAATTCCACACTCACTTTATCAAATGGCAAAATCTGTTATTGTGCGCCAAAGCATGATTTTGAAAAAGAAGATAAGGTCGCTTGTCAAGTAATAGCAATCCCTTGTTCAAAAAAATAA
- a CDS encoding condensation domain-containing protein: protein MFKKIRDFCFSHSVSQNDFYLFAAALSLALYNDCEQVAFDWIWNGRDSAKYADTIGYFLKEIFIALELPQSTPVLDALITCKNKILQSLSSANDMSQKRVQPDENKICFIFQGEMYVPNTHGFVTSAKWIENSDRAAESIMDIEVKVDDEKTEVSFEYDGGKYKRESIATFSKVFVFCCQMILQIEENAGLTIGEVKKQWQKR, encoded by the coding sequence TTGTTCAAAAAAATAAGAGATTTTTGTTTCTCGCATTCCGTCAGCCAGAACGATTTTTATCTCTTTGCCGCGGCTCTTTCCCTGGCCCTTTACAATGACTGTGAACAAGTTGCTTTTGACTGGATTTGGAATGGTAGAGATTCTGCAAAATATGCAGATACCATTGGTTATTTCTTGAAGGAAATTTTTATTGCGCTGGAACTTCCTCAAAGTACCCCCGTTCTTGACGCTCTTATAACTTGCAAAAATAAAATTTTACAATCCCTTTCCAGTGCAAATGACATGTCCCAAAAGAGGGTTCAGCCAGATGAAAATAAAATCTGCTTTATTTTTCAGGGTGAAATGTACGTTCCGAACACCCACGGCTTTGTCACTTCTGCCAAATGGATTGAAAATTCGGATAGGGCTGCAGAAAGCATCATGGACATCGAGGTTAAGGTAGATGATGAAAAAACCGAAGTTTCTTTTGAATACGACGGCGGAAAATACAAGAGAGAAAGTATCGCGACTTTTTCGAAAGTATTTGTCTTTTGCTGCCAAATGATTTTACAAATAGAAGAAAATGCCGGGCTTACGATTGGGGAAGTAAAAAAACAATGGCAAAAAAGATAA
- a CDS encoding STAS domain-containing protein: MEIKSNLNGEELTVELSGELNAMTAPLLSTFLAPHLEKIKSLVFDFKECDFVSSAGIRVLLSSFKTLKKNQGDMRLENVGPNFKEVLEATGLDVAFGIL; the protein is encoded by the coding sequence ATGGAAATTAAGTCTAATTTGAATGGTGAAGAATTGACGGTGGAACTTTCGGGGGAGCTGAATGCAATGACGGCTCCACTGCTTTCGACATTCCTCGCTCCGCATCTTGAAAAGATAAAATCCCTTGTTTTTGACTTTAAGGAATGTGATTTTGTTTCGTCGGCAGGGATCCGCGTGCTGCTCTCTTCGTTTAAGACGCTGAAAAAGAACCAGGGCGACATGCGACTTGAAAATGTGGGTCCCAACTTTAAGGAAGTTCTCGAAGCGACGGGGCTGGATGTAGCGTTCGGTATATTGTAG
- a CDS encoding MATE family efflux transporter, translated as MFKTFLSRKFFSLLLSSSISLLVITVLALSDTLIAGVMLGEEAVSAICLVVPAYSLAGFAGCLISLGVPIIYSRAMGEFNKERADRCFAFGLFMAVVMGLILYTVFMLFGDAYLRFYEPSTSVFNAAKDYFFWYKYTILLLPIMTLMDEMVLTDGDETLSMVSGIVQIVGNIVCSIVFAKFVGIEGIGFGSFIGTLVALLVAFAHLLRKGNSLKLGFYFSLKWLVDVVKYSAIDAGTYLFLACFTAVMNRFITFAYGPEMLVLGAIILFVKEVQIVFDGIGEAFTPLMNIYLGEESYDGVKKIYGLSRKTAVVEGVVLTLLMILVAPFIVKLYDISDSVAYSYAVGGLRIEALGLVFLSLLYLLSSYYLLIDKIKLGFVMSALRDVLVVTPACIALGYFFGIYGMFAGVAVGPAIAYAISVLYIRFRYGKDNYPLLLSEKLKGFKHKFYEFKLNPESIVGTQHQVEKFLVENNIEQKTISKAKLLIEDLYMLIYEKNGVDKAVYAECTVIIRETDVQIITKDDGVLFDLSNEDVVAGSIVEFMVSGYMEKLKDNKKYLTTMSYNRNTFRINYEG; from the coding sequence ATGTTCAAGACATTTCTTTCAAGAAAGTTCTTTTCACTATTGCTGTCGAGCTCAATTAGCCTACTCGTCATTACGGTATTGGCGCTATCGGATACATTGATTGCGGGTGTCATGTTGGGCGAAGAAGCCGTTTCGGCCATTTGTCTAGTTGTCCCGGCTTATTCCTTGGCTGGCTTTGCTGGGTGCCTGATTTCATTGGGTGTTCCTATTATTTACAGTCGGGCTATGGGCGAATTCAATAAGGAAAGGGCGGATCGTTGTTTTGCGTTTGGACTCTTTATGGCTGTGGTGATGGGATTAATCCTGTATACCGTTTTTATGCTGTTTGGGGATGCCTATCTTCGTTTCTATGAGCCTTCTACAAGCGTTTTCAATGCGGCAAAGGATTATTTCTTTTGGTATAAGTACACAATCTTGTTGTTGCCTATTATGACGTTAATGGACGAAATGGTCCTTACCGACGGCGATGAAACTTTATCGATGGTTTCAGGGATTGTACAGATTGTTGGAAATATCGTCTGCTCGATTGTTTTTGCAAAATTTGTAGGTATTGAGGGGATTGGGTTTGGATCGTTTATTGGAACTTTGGTTGCGTTACTTGTTGCTTTTGCGCATCTTCTTCGTAAAGGCAATTCTTTGAAATTGGGTTTTTATTTTTCGTTAAAATGGCTTGTCGATGTCGTGAAGTATAGCGCAATAGATGCGGGAACATATCTTTTCTTGGCTTGTTTCACCGCCGTAATGAACCGTTTTATCACCTTCGCTTATGGTCCCGAAATGCTTGTGCTTGGAGCCATCATCCTTTTTGTTAAAGAGGTACAAATTGTGTTTGATGGCATAGGGGAGGCGTTTACTCCGCTGATGAACATTTACCTAGGCGAAGAATCTTATGACGGTGTAAAAAAAATCTATGGCCTTTCTAGAAAAACAGCTGTTGTCGAAGGAGTGGTTTTGACCCTGCTGATGATATTGGTTGCGCCTTTTATTGTCAAACTTTATGACATTTCCGACTCTGTTGCCTATTCTTATGCAGTCGGGGGACTTCGAATTGAAGCCTTGGGGTTAGTTTTCTTGAGTTTATTGTATCTGTTGAGTTCCTACTATTTGCTCATAGACAAAATTAAGCTTGGATTTGTCATGAGTGCGCTCCGGGATGTTCTCGTCGTGACTCCGGCGTGTATAGCTCTTGGATATTTCTTTGGCATATATGGAATGTTTGCCGGTGTTGCCGTAGGCCCTGCCATTGCCTATGCGATTTCGGTTCTGTACATCCGCTTCCGGTATGGAAAAGATAATTACCCTTTATTGCTTTCGGAAAAGTTAAAGGGTTTTAAACATAAATTTTATGAGTTTAAACTAAATCCGGAGTCGATTGTTGGGACTCAGCATCAAGTAGAAAAATTCCTTGTAGAAAATAATATTGAACAGAAAACCATTTCGAAAGCGAAGTTGCTTATAGAAGACCTTTATATGCTCATTTATGAAAAAAATGGCGTGGATAAAGCCGTTTATGCGGAATGTACTGTCATTATTCGAGAAACGGACGTGCAGATTATTACTAAGGATGATGGTGTTCTGTTTGATTTGTCCAATGAAGATGTCGTAGCTGGATCGATTGTTGAATTTATGGTTTCTGGCTACATGGAAAAATTAAAGGATAACAAAAAATACTTGACAACCATGAGTTATAACCGGAATACGTTCAGGATTAACTACGAGGGGTAA
- a CDS encoding SpoIIE family protein phosphatase gives MIADNITETLFVEISLFSVLLLVFMLYNNVVLYKISMKDKLSLTLISAIIVSVFDGIWHFVEGAGRPVLEYTCAYVYAIGLVFGTSVFAWFTLDRFEIVLKSKKLYGLLFVAPIVLTTLLCLSTPWTNLVYSYDEHGIEYMPLFDYFVAPISFLYMGVSIFLAIYYLVLHRKKRSENISYARNLLIFAVLTVSVIAVQTYVLEIDENYVVISFAWAVGFVFFTTYVNTERFVKSRERIAAVESDLQLAANIQSGALPTVVHAFSKHPELDVFASMTTAKEVGGDFYDFFEIDGTHICFVIADVSGKGVPAALFMMVVKTMIRDHASMKLSTAEIFNDVNRLLCENNAEEMFATAWIGILDTKTKVMKCTNAGHNAVCFAKKDGSFEFLRQRHGVFLAGFDTTQYKESEIQFESGDCLFLYTDGLTEAHNASAELYGEERLLKKLNSIKIRGGEKFLREISDDVNVFSEGTDPFDDLTMMVLKVD, from the coding sequence ATGATTGCTGACAATATAACCGAGACACTTTTTGTCGAAATATCGCTCTTTTCAGTACTGTTGCTTGTTTTTATGCTGTACAATAACGTTGTACTGTATAAGATAAGCATGAAGGATAAGCTGTCACTTACCCTTATTTCGGCTATTATAGTTTCTGTATTCGATGGAATATGGCATTTTGTAGAGGGCGCTGGACGTCCGGTTTTAGAATATACTTGCGCCTACGTTTATGCAATCGGTCTCGTATTTGGAACATCGGTGTTCGCTTGGTTCACTCTAGATCGTTTTGAAATTGTTTTAAAATCGAAGAAGTTGTATGGTCTTTTATTTGTTGCCCCTATTGTTTTGACGACCCTTTTATGTCTTTCTACACCATGGACGAATTTGGTGTATTCCTATGATGAACATGGCATCGAGTATATGCCATTGTTTGATTATTTTGTAGCGCCCATTTCCTTTCTTTATATGGGTGTCTCGATTTTTCTAGCGATTTATTATTTGGTTTTGCACCGTAAAAAGAGAAGTGAAAATATCTCTTATGCCAGAAATTTGTTGATATTTGCTGTGTTGACAGTCAGCGTAATAGCTGTGCAGACTTATGTCCTTGAAATTGATGAAAACTACGTGGTGATAAGCTTTGCTTGGGCGGTAGGCTTTGTCTTTTTTACGACATACGTGAATACGGAAAGGTTTGTTAAAAGTCGCGAAAGAATTGCTGCGGTGGAGTCGGATTTACAGCTGGCCGCAAATATCCAGTCGGGGGCGCTCCCTACGGTGGTGCATGCGTTTTCGAAACACCCCGAACTCGATGTTTTTGCATCAATGACCACGGCAAAAGAAGTGGGTGGTGATTTCTACGATTTCTTTGAAATAGACGGTACGCATATTTGCTTTGTCATTGCCGATGTGTCGGGAAAAGGTGTGCCGGCGGCACTCTTCATGATGGTTGTGAAAACGATGATTCGTGACCATGCATCCATGAAACTTTCTACGGCAGAGATATTCAATGATGTGAATCGACTTTTATGTGAGAACAATGCTGAAGAAATGTTTGCTACGGCTTGGATAGGAATTTTGGATACTAAAACAAAGGTCATGAAATGTACCAATGCGGGGCATAATGCCGTATGCTTTGCCAAAAAAGACGGCTCGTTCGAGTTCCTGCGGCAACGCCATGGGGTGTTCCTCGCCGGGTTTGACACTACGCAGTATAAAGAATCTGAAATTCAGTTTGAAAGCGGAGATTGCCTTTTCCTTTATACCGATGGTCTTACTGAAGCTCACAATGCTTCCGCAGAACTTTATGGTGAAGAACGACTTTTGAAAAAATTAAATTCCATCAAAATTCGTGGCGGTGAAAAATTCTTGAGGGAAATCTCGGATGACGTGAATGTATTCTCTGAAGGAACAGATCCCTTTGATGACCTTACAATGATGGTCCTCAAGGTGGACTAA
- the ispE gene encoding 4-(cytidine 5'-diphospho)-2-C-methyl-D-erythritol kinase yields the protein MKEYAPAKINLFLDVIRKREDGYHDLGTVFQTVDAGDTVEATLREDGELHLTYNEPQNYPLESDLVFKAAKALKEYANCALGADIHLTKVMPLGAGLGGGSADAAATLRLLNRLWNLDYPFEVLESIGARLGADVPFLVRGGTAFAEGIGERLTFVEPLELPEGAALLIATPLDSVPTKDAYAGVPKSGPDRWEQYKAAWKSKMNPPLCGDPIAEPLSETFKQIVNPEMCFNAFEISVFPTHPLVAEMKQKFIELGADVALMSGSGASVFGIFKTKELAEKAAAVLKPISRYQTVTKFWHR from the coding sequence ATGAAAGAATACGCTCCTGCAAAAATCAATTTGTTTTTAGATGTCATCCGCAAGCGCGAAGACGGTTACCACGATTTGGGAACCGTGTTCCAGACTGTCGATGCCGGTGATACAGTCGAAGCGACGCTCCGTGAAGATGGCGAACTCCACCTGACGTACAACGAACCGCAGAATTACCCGCTGGAATCCGACCTCGTGTTCAAGGCCGCGAAGGCCCTCAAGGAATATGCCAATTGCGCTCTTGGTGCGGACATCCACCTCACGAAGGTCATGCCGCTTGGGGCAGGTCTTGGTGGTGGCAGTGCCGATGCCGCGGCGACGCTCCGTTTGCTCAACCGCCTGTGGAATTTGGACTATCCGTTTGAGGTTTTGGAATCTATCGGCGCTCGGCTTGGCGCCGACGTGCCGTTCCTCGTTCGTGGCGGAACCGCTTTTGCTGAAGGTATTGGCGAGCGTTTGACGTTCGTGGAACCGCTCGAACTCCCGGAGGGGGCCGCTCTCCTCATTGCGACTCCGCTCGATTCTGTTCCGACGAAGGATGCCTATGCGGGGGTCCCGAAGTCTGGGCCCGACCGCTGGGAGCAGTACAAAGCGGCGTGGAAATCAAAAATGAATCCTCCGTTGTGTGGAGATCCTATTGCTGAACCGCTTTCGGAAACGTTTAAGCAGATTGTCAATCCCGAAATGTGTTTCAATGCTTTCGAAATCTCGGTTTTCCCGACGCACCCGCTTGTTGCCGAGATGAAGCAGAAATTCATTGAACTTGGGGCTGATGTCGCCTTGATGTCTGGTTCGGGCGCTTCCGTTTTCGGGATTTTCAAGACCAAGGAACTCGCTGAAAAGGCTGCCGCCGTTCTAAAGCCGATTTCCCGCTACCAGACCGTCACCAAATTCTGGCATAGGTAG
- a CDS encoding 50S ribosomal protein L25: protein MELTTLKAASRVLGANRDNARLRKAGQIPAVYYGKGIEAKNISVSEIDLRKVLAPGKRYTLLDLEIDGKAGNPALVYSVQKDALTQKITHVDFIKIADDEFVKVRIPVKLSGLPVGVKTQGGLFSQEARYLMLAAKPASIPSVLELDISNFETNVTFYAKDFKLPENVTLASGPRTVIFTISSKSKKKDAAAAPAADAAAAAAAPAAN, encoded by the coding sequence ATGGAACTCACAACGCTCAAAGCTGCCTCGAGAGTGCTAGGTGCAAACCGCGACAACGCCCGTTTGCGTAAGGCTGGTCAGATTCCGGCCGTCTATTATGGTAAGGGTATCGAAGCTAAGAACATCAGCGTCAGCGAAATCGACTTGCGCAAGGTTCTTGCTCCGGGCAAGCGTTACACGCTTCTTGACCTCGAAATCGATGGCAAGGCTGGCAATCCGGCTCTCGTCTACAGTGTCCAGAAGGACGCTCTCACCCAGAAGATCACGCACGTTGACTTCATCAAGATCGCTGATGACGAATTCGTTAAGGTTCGCATCCCGGTCAAGCTTTCCGGTCTCCCGGTTGGCGTGAAGACTCAGGGCGGTCTCTTCTCTCAGGAAGCTCGTTATCTCATGCTCGCTGCTAAGCCGGCAAGCATCCCGTCTGTTCTCGAATTGGACATCTCCAACTTCGAAACGAACGTGACCTTCTACGCTAAGGATTTCAAGCTCCCGGAAAACGTTACGCTCGCTTCTGGCCCGCGCACCGTTATCTTCACGATTTCTTCTAAGTCCAAGAAGAAGGACGCTGCTGCTGCTCCGGCTGCTGACGCCGCTGCCGCTGCCGCTGCTCCGGCTGCCAACTAA
- the pth gene encoding aminoacyl-tRNA hydrolase translates to MYLIVGLGNPGTQYSNTHHNAGFMAVEKLADPSKDWKSEHKALTMKVNIAGEECLLVKPQTYMNLSGEAVQALMTWYKVKVDHLLVFSDDINLDVGRIRCRKDGSHGGQNGLRNIIEHVGDKFPRIRFGVGKCPPKFDLSNWVLAKFSPEDRPKFDEAIAKVPALVECYFKLGMEKCMERYNGK, encoded by the coding sequence ATGTACTTAATTGTCGGTCTTGGAAATCCTGGAACGCAGTATTCGAATACGCACCACAATGCCGGTTTTATGGCAGTTGAAAAGCTCGCTGACCCGAGCAAGGACTGGAAATCGGAACACAAGGCGCTCACCATGAAGGTGAACATTGCAGGCGAAGAATGCCTCCTCGTGAAGCCGCAGACTTACATGAACCTCTCCGGCGAAGCGGTTCAGGCGCTTATGACGTGGTACAAGGTCAAGGTTGATCATTTGCTCGTTTTTAGCGATGATATTAATTTGGATGTTGGCCGTATCCGTTGCCGCAAGGACGGCAGCCACGGCGGTCAGAATGGGCTACGCAACATTATCGAGCATGTGGGCGACAAATTCCCGCGCATCCGCTTTGGCGTGGGCAAATGCCCTCCGAAATTTGACCTCAGCAACTGGGTTTTGGCGAAGTTCTCGCCCGAAGACCGCCCGAAATTCGATGAAGCAATCGCAAAGGTCCCTGCCCTTGTGGAATGCTACTTTAAGCTCGGCATGGAAAAGTGCATGGAACGCTACAACGGGAAGTAA